In Lolium rigidum isolate FL_2022 unplaced genomic scaffold, APGP_CSIRO_Lrig_0.1 contig_51982_1, whole genome shotgun sequence, the following proteins share a genomic window:
- the LOC124681674 gene encoding putative F-box protein At4g22180: protein MELCSVASIISLGSLAIQRKYLPKLLGFTPSSLKKFCKDVHQPQTDTIVGASPELPQDILMDIFSTLEIPDLIRAGAVCPSWHSACTSLLSLGLYKLAQTPCLLYTSESAGDSSAYLYSLSEKRSYKLTLPEPPIRTRCFIGSSHGWLVTADERSEMHLLNPITSQQIALPSVITIEHVKPIFDEYSTLHKYELSWYTGMRVGNSSPSIFALDKLRDQLHYKAFVFPDTSTGSYIVVLIHNPMHQLSFARVGDDKWTWLPPHEGYDDCTYKDGLLYAVTGTGELHAFDFSSGHVVTVETIMRMRNMYDCGYMYIVQAPWGDLLLIWRMCEDHDLEPEPGAPVFWNTTRFKIYEFDPSGSKLKEINRLRDHLLFLGHNQSLCLNADEYPSLKANRAYFTDDSFLWTTGLKNNHRDMGILNLDDNSKEEFVLPQLCSNFPAPIWVTPDLRKMNAASRGD, encoded by the coding sequence ATGGAGCTATGTAGCGTCGCCTCGATAATCAGCTTAGGGAGTCTAGCTATTCAACGGAAATATTTGCCAAAGCTGCTAGGCTTCACTCCCAGTTCACTCAAGAAATTCTGCAAAGATGTCCATCAACCACAGACCGACACTATCGTCGGCGCATCGCCAGAGCTGCCTCAGGACATCTTGATGGATATCTTTTCCACCCTCGAAATCCCTGATCTCATACGTGCTGGCGCTGTCTGCCCCTCTTGGCACTCTGCATGTACCAGCCTACTGAGCCTTGGGCTGTACAAACTAGCGCAGACGCCGTGCCTCCTCTATACTTCTGAATCTGCTGGTGATAGCTCTGCTTACCTCTACAGCCTCAGTGAAAAGAGATCGTACAAGCTAACTCTTCCGGAGCCACCTATCCGTACTAGGTGTTTCATCGGGTCCTCTCATGGCTGGCTGGTTACTGCTGATGAAAGATCTGAGATGCATCTTCTCAATCCGATCACATCTCAACAGATTGCTCTACCTTCAGTGATCACAATTGAGCACGTGAAGCCCATATTCGATGAGTACAGCACTCTGCACAAGTATGAATTGTCGTGGTACACTGGAATGCGTGTTGGTAATAGCTCACCATCTATTTTTGCTCTTGACAAGCTGCGGGATCAACTCCACTATAAGGCGTTTGTGTTCCCTGATACATCCACGGGAAGCTACATTGTGGTGCTCATCCATAACCCCATGCACCAGCTCTCTTTTGCAAGGGTAGGTGATGATAAGTGGACCTGGCTGCCACCTCATGAAGGCTATGACGACTGCACTTACAAGGATGGCCTACTGTATGCAGTCACTGGAACCGGAGAACTTCATGCTTTTGATTTTAGTAGTGGACATGTTGTCACAGTGGAGACGATTATGCGAATGCGCAATATGTATGACTGTGGGTACATGTACATTGTTCAAGCACCATGGGGCGATCTGCTGCTTATTTGGAGAATGTGTGAGGATCATGATTTAGAACCTGAGCCTGGCGCACCTGTGTTTTGGAACACTACAAGATTTAAAATATATGAATTTGATCCTTCGGGAAGTAAACTTAAGGAAATCAATAGGTTGCGTGACCATTTGTTGTTTCTTGGACATAATCAATCACTTTGTCTCAATGCTGATGAATATCCTTCACTCAAGGCAAATCGTGCCTACTTTACTGATGATAGTTTTTTGTGGACAACGGGGCTGAAGAATAATCACCGTGATATGGGAATTCTCAACTTGGATGATAACAGCAAGGAAGAATTTGTGCTTCCTCAGCTTTGCTCCAACTTTCCAGCTCCTATTTGGGTTACCCCTGATCTTAGAAAGATGAACGCGGCTTCACGAGGGGATTGA